A part of Triplophysa dalaica isolate WHDGS20190420 chromosome 17, ASM1584641v1, whole genome shotgun sequence genomic DNA contains:
- the jakmip3 gene encoding janus kinase and microtubule-interacting protein 3 isoform X4: MSKKASGGRGKGERPASMAALQAANEELRAKLTEIQIELQQEKSKVSKLEREKSQEVRHEQHKSTVVVTELKAKLHEEKLRELHSVRETLLRQHESELVRVIKIKDGEIQRLQALVSALRDGSTDKVKSALVADAREEARRSFEGERLRLLQEITELKGVKRQMEEALTMAVQADKIKAAEIRSVYHLHQEEINRIKKECEREIRRLMDEIKVKERAVCGLERELNAQAGCTWRLQQQKQAVDTQLALLRDSSPRREGPYSPATGDAADAIANPQLDEKDARRFQLKIAELSAIIRKLEDRNTLLSEERNELLKRLREAESQYKPLLDKNRRMSRKNEELAHALRRADNKLQFITQENIEMREKVGTIRRPSSLNDLDQSQEEREIEFLRLQVLEQQHIIDDLSKALETAGYVKTVIERDMLLRYRRQDSLRRKKPIRTCRPVIETFFGYDEEGSIDSDGSSISYHTDRTPCTPDDDLEEGVLKEDTEHRFHQLTMEYQALQRAYALLQEQVGGTFDAEKEVKTREQLQAELIRYQSRISDLECVLSQQGQDMKWIEDKQALYKRNQELVEKLKHMEKEETRLKNEIQDIKDQNELLEFRILELEERERRSPAINFQNIHFTDGMSPLQIYCETEGVSDIVISELMKKLDILGDNAVSNLTNEEQVVVIHARTVLTLAEKWLEQIEVTKSGLQQKMLDIESEKELFCKQRGYLDEELDYRKQTLDQAHKRILELEAMLFETLQREEAGGKMSELLSELDRDSLREAVSQWKRQVLSELRERDAQILRERMEMLQHAQARIKELEEWIETQKRQIKELEEKLSFFGRSSSNKQEAMSRGAVDRDHGPQVFYLL, from the exons GTCAGTAAGCTGGAGAGGGAAAAGTCTCAGGAGGTCCGTCACGAGCAACACAAGTCCACAGTGGTGGTGACGGAGTTAAAGGCGAAACTGCACGAGGAGAAACTTCGAGAGCTGCACAGCGTCCGGGAAACGCTCCTACGCCAACATGAATCCGAACTGGTGCGAGTCATTAAGATCAAAGATGGAGAGATCCAGAGGCTCCAGGCACTCGTGTCTGCCCTCAGAGACGGTTCCACTGATAAG GTGAAGTCTGCGCTAGTGGCGGACGCGCGAGAGGAGGCCAGGCGGAGTTTCGAGGGGGAACGCCTACGACTGCTGCAAGAAATCACAGAGCTGAAAGGGGTGAAGAGGCAAATGGAGGAAGCCTTAACCATGGCTGTGCAAGCGGATAAGATCAAAGCTGCCGAGATCCGCAGCGTCTACCACCTCCACCAAGAGGAGATCAACCGCATCAAGAAGGAATGCGAAAGGGAGATTCGCAGACTG ATGGATGAGATTAAAGTAAAGGAGCGTGCCGTCTGTGGGCTGGAGAGAGAGCTGAACGCTCAGGCGGGCTGCACGTGGAGACTACAGCAGCAGAAACAGGCTGTAGACACGCAGCTGGCCCTCCTGCGAGACTCCAGCCCCAGACGAGAGGGCCCTTATTCACCCGCTACAGGAGATGCAGCAGACGCCATAGCTAACCCT CAGTTGGATGAGAAAGACGCTCGAAGGTTCCAGCTAAAAATCGCAGAACTGAGCGCCATCATCCGGAAACTCGAGGACCGAAACACTCTGCTGTCAGAAGAACGCAATGAACTG TTAAAGCGCCTGCGAGAAGCTGAGAGTCAGTATAAACCCTTACTGGACAAGAACAGACGAATGAGCCGAAAGAATGAGGAACTGGCTCACGCTCTGAGACGCGCGGACAACAAACTGCAGTTCATCACTCAGGAGAACATTGAAATG AGAGAGAAGGTTGGAACGATCCGCAGGCCCAGTTCTCTGAACGATCTGGATCAGAGtcaagaggagagagagatcgaGTTCCTCAGACTACAAGTCCTGGAACAGCAGCACATCATCGACGATCTCTCCAAG gcgCTGGAAACAGCTGGATATGTGAAGACTGTGATT gaGAGAGACATGCTGTTGAGATACAGACGACAGGACAGTCTGCGCAGGAAGAAACCAATCAGAACCTGTCGG CCGGTGATAGAGACATTTTTTGGCTATGATGAAGAAGGCTCTATAGACTCGGACGGCTCCTCCATTTCTTATCACACAGACCGAACGCCGTGCACGCCAGACGATGACCTCGAAGAG GGAGTGCTGAAAGAAGACACAGAGCATCGTTTCCATCAGCTGACGATGGAGTATCAGGCTCTTCAGCGGGCGTACGCTCTCCTTCAGGAGCAGGTCGGAGGGACGTTTGATGCAGAGAAGGAGGTCAAG actCGAGAGCAGCTGCAGGCCGAACTGATCCGCTATCAGAGCAGAATATCAGATTTGGAGTGTGTTCTGAGTCAGCAGGGACAG GATATGAAGTGGATCGAGGACAAACAAGCTTTGTACAAACGCAACCAAGAGCTTGTAGAAAAG CTTAAACATATGGAGAAAGAGGAGACGCGgttgaaaaatgaaattcagGACATAAAAGACCAAAACGAACTCTTGGAGTTCCGAATTCTTGAACTTGAA GAAAGAGAGAGGAGATCTCCAGCCATAAACTTccagaatattcattttaccGACGGCATGAGTCCCTTACAGATCTACTGTGAGACAGAGGGAGTCTCT GACATTGTGATCTCGGAGCTGATGAAGAAACTTGATATTCTGGGGGATAACGCCGTAAGT AATCTGACCAATGAGGAGCAGGTGGTGGTTATTCATGCCAGAACGGTACTAACCTTAGCAGAAAAG tggttagagcaaATTGAGGTCACCAAATCAGGATTACAGCAGAAAATGTTGGACATTGAAAGCGAAAAG GAGCTCTTTTGCAAACAGAGGGGATATTTAGATGAGGAGTTAGACTACAGAAAACAGACTCTGGATCAAGCGCATAAG cGTATTCTTGAGTTGGAGGCGATGCTGTTTGAAACTTTGCAGCGAGAGGAGGCGGGCGGGAAGATGTCCGAGCTGCTCAGCGAGCTGGACCGTGATTCGCTGAGGGAAGCTGTCAGTCAATGGAAGAGGCAGGTCCTCAGCGAATTACGAGAGAGAGACGCGCAGATACTCAGAGAGAGGATGGAGATGCTGCAACATGCTCAAGCG AGGATAAAAGAGCTGGAGGAGTGGATAGAAACACAGAAACGACAGATTAAAGAATTGGAAGAGAAG CTTTCATTCTTTGGTCGTAGCTCTTCCAACAAGCAGGAAGCGATGTCACGTGGCGCTGTGGATCGGG ATCATGGACCTCAAGTGTTCTATCTTCTATAG
- the jakmip3 gene encoding janus kinase and microtubule-interacting protein 3 isoform X6, protein MSKKASGGRGKGERPASMAALQAANEELRAKLTEIQIELQQEKSKVSKLEREKSQEVRHEQHKSTVVVTELKAKLHEEKLRELHSVRETLLRQHESELVRVIKIKDGEIQRLQALVSALRDGSTDKVKSALVADAREEARRSFEGERLRLLQEITELKGVKRQMEEALTMAVQADKIKAAEIRSVYHLHQEEINRIKKECEREIRRLMDEIKVKERAVCGLERELNAQAGCTWRLQQQKQAVDTQLALLRDSSPRREGPYSPATGDAADAIANPVQQLDEKDARRFQLKIAELSAIIRKLEDRNTLLSEERNELLKRLREAESQYKPLLDKNRRMSRKNEELAHALRRADNKLQFITQENIEMREKVGTIRRPSSLNDLDQSQEEREIEFLRLQVLEQQHIIDDLSKALETAGYVKTVIERDMLLRYRRQDSLRRKKPIRTCRPVIETFFGYDEEGSIDSDGSSISYHTDRTPCTPDDDLEEVCGVLKEDTEHRFHQLTMEYQALQRAYALLQEQVGGTFDAEKEVKTREQLQAELIRYQSRISDLECVLSQQGQDMKWIEDKQALYKRNQELVEKLKHMEKEETRLKNEIQDIKDQNELLEFRILELEERERRSPAINFQNIHFTDGMSPLQIYCETEGVSDIVISELMKKLDILGDNAVSNLTNEEQVVVIHARTVLTLAEKWLEQIEVTKSGLQQKMLDIESEKELFCKQRGYLDEELDYRKQTLDQAHKRILELEAMLFETLQREEAGGKMSELLSELDRDSLREAVSQWKRQVLSELRERDAQILRERMEMLQHAQARIKELEEWIETQKRQIKELEEKFLFLFLFFSLAFILWS, encoded by the exons GTCAGTAAGCTGGAGAGGGAAAAGTCTCAGGAGGTCCGTCACGAGCAACACAAGTCCACAGTGGTGGTGACGGAGTTAAAGGCGAAACTGCACGAGGAGAAACTTCGAGAGCTGCACAGCGTCCGGGAAACGCTCCTACGCCAACATGAATCCGAACTGGTGCGAGTCATTAAGATCAAAGATGGAGAGATCCAGAGGCTCCAGGCACTCGTGTCTGCCCTCAGAGACGGTTCCACTGATAAG GTGAAGTCTGCGCTAGTGGCGGACGCGCGAGAGGAGGCCAGGCGGAGTTTCGAGGGGGAACGCCTACGACTGCTGCAAGAAATCACAGAGCTGAAAGGGGTGAAGAGGCAAATGGAGGAAGCCTTAACCATGGCTGTGCAAGCGGATAAGATCAAAGCTGCCGAGATCCGCAGCGTCTACCACCTCCACCAAGAGGAGATCAACCGCATCAAGAAGGAATGCGAAAGGGAGATTCGCAGACTG ATGGATGAGATTAAAGTAAAGGAGCGTGCCGTCTGTGGGCTGGAGAGAGAGCTGAACGCTCAGGCGGGCTGCACGTGGAGACTACAGCAGCAGAAACAGGCTGTAGACACGCAGCTGGCCCTCCTGCGAGACTCCAGCCCCAGACGAGAGGGCCCTTATTCACCCGCTACAGGAGATGCAGCAGACGCCATAGCTAACCCT GTGCAGCAGTTGGATGAGAAAGACGCTCGAAGGTTCCAGCTAAAAATCGCAGAACTGAGCGCCATCATCCGGAAACTCGAGGACCGAAACACTCTGCTGTCAGAAGAACGCAATGAACTG TTAAAGCGCCTGCGAGAAGCTGAGAGTCAGTATAAACCCTTACTGGACAAGAACAGACGAATGAGCCGAAAGAATGAGGAACTGGCTCACGCTCTGAGACGCGCGGACAACAAACTGCAGTTCATCACTCAGGAGAACATTGAAATG AGAGAGAAGGTTGGAACGATCCGCAGGCCCAGTTCTCTGAACGATCTGGATCAGAGtcaagaggagagagagatcgaGTTCCTCAGACTACAAGTCCTGGAACAGCAGCACATCATCGACGATCTCTCCAAG gcgCTGGAAACAGCTGGATATGTGAAGACTGTGATT gaGAGAGACATGCTGTTGAGATACAGACGACAGGACAGTCTGCGCAGGAAGAAACCAATCAGAACCTGTCGG CCGGTGATAGAGACATTTTTTGGCTATGATGAAGAAGGCTCTATAGACTCGGACGGCTCCTCCATTTCTTATCACACAGACCGAACGCCGTGCACGCCAGACGATGACCTCGAAGAGGTTTGT GGAGTGCTGAAAGAAGACACAGAGCATCGTTTCCATCAGCTGACGATGGAGTATCAGGCTCTTCAGCGGGCGTACGCTCTCCTTCAGGAGCAGGTCGGAGGGACGTTTGATGCAGAGAAGGAGGTCAAG actCGAGAGCAGCTGCAGGCCGAACTGATCCGCTATCAGAGCAGAATATCAGATTTGGAGTGTGTTCTGAGTCAGCAGGGACAG GATATGAAGTGGATCGAGGACAAACAAGCTTTGTACAAACGCAACCAAGAGCTTGTAGAAAAG CTTAAACATATGGAGAAAGAGGAGACGCGgttgaaaaatgaaattcagGACATAAAAGACCAAAACGAACTCTTGGAGTTCCGAATTCTTGAACTTGAA GAAAGAGAGAGGAGATCTCCAGCCATAAACTTccagaatattcattttaccGACGGCATGAGTCCCTTACAGATCTACTGTGAGACAGAGGGAGTCTCT GACATTGTGATCTCGGAGCTGATGAAGAAACTTGATATTCTGGGGGATAACGCCGTAAGT AATCTGACCAATGAGGAGCAGGTGGTGGTTATTCATGCCAGAACGGTACTAACCTTAGCAGAAAAG tggttagagcaaATTGAGGTCACCAAATCAGGATTACAGCAGAAAATGTTGGACATTGAAAGCGAAAAG GAGCTCTTTTGCAAACAGAGGGGATATTTAGATGAGGAGTTAGACTACAGAAAACAGACTCTGGATCAAGCGCATAAG cGTATTCTTGAGTTGGAGGCGATGCTGTTTGAAACTTTGCAGCGAGAGGAGGCGGGCGGGAAGATGTCCGAGCTGCTCAGCGAGCTGGACCGTGATTCGCTGAGGGAAGCTGTCAGTCAATGGAAGAGGCAGGTCCTCAGCGAATTACGAGAGAGAGACGCGCAGATACTCAGAGAGAGGATGGAGATGCTGCAACATGCTCAAGCG AGGATAAAAGAGCTGGAGGAGTGGATAGAAACACAGAAACGACAGATTAAAGAATTGGAAGAGAAG tttttatttttatttttgttcttttctttaGCTTTCATTCTTTGGTCGTAG
- the jakmip3 gene encoding janus kinase and microtubule-interacting protein 3 isoform X9: MSKKASGGRGKGERPASMAALQAANEELRAKLTEIQIELQQEKSKVSKLEREKSQEVRHEQHKSTVVVTELKAKLHEEKLRELHSVRETLLRQHESELVRVIKIKDGEIQRLQALVSALRDGSTDKVKSALVADAREEARRSFEGERLRLLQEITELKGVKRQMEEALTMAVQADKIKAAEIRSVYHLHQEEINRIKKECEREIRRLMDEIKVKERAVCGLERELNAQAGCTWRLQQQKQAVDTQLALLRDSSPRREGPYSPATGDAADAIANPVQQLDEKDARRFQLKIAELSAIIRKLEDRNTLLSEERNELLKRLREAESQYKPLLDKNRRMSRKNEELAHALRRADNKLQFITQENIEMREKVGTIRRPSSLNDLDQSQEEREIEFLRLQVLEQQHIIDDLSKALETAGYVKTVIERDMLLRYRRQDSLRRKKPIRTCRPVIETFFGYDEEGSIDSDGSSISYHTDRTPCTPDDDLEEGVLKEDTEHRFHQLTMEYQALQRAYALLQEQVGGTFDAEKEVKTREQLQAELIRYQSRISDLECVLSQQGQDMKWIEDKQALYKRNQELVEKLKHMEKEETRLKNEIQDIKDQNELLEFRILELEERERRSPAINFQNIHFTDGMSPLQIYCETEGVSDIVISELMKKLDILGDNANLTNEEQVVVIHARTVLTLAEKWLEQIEVTKSGLQQKMLDIESEKELFCKQRGYLDEELDYRKQTLDQAHKRILELEAMLFETLQREEAGGKMSELLSELDRDSLREAVSQWKRQVLSELRERDAQILRERMEMLQHAQARIKELEEWIETQKRQIKELEEKFLFLFLFFSLAFILWS; the protein is encoded by the exons GTCAGTAAGCTGGAGAGGGAAAAGTCTCAGGAGGTCCGTCACGAGCAACACAAGTCCACAGTGGTGGTGACGGAGTTAAAGGCGAAACTGCACGAGGAGAAACTTCGAGAGCTGCACAGCGTCCGGGAAACGCTCCTACGCCAACATGAATCCGAACTGGTGCGAGTCATTAAGATCAAAGATGGAGAGATCCAGAGGCTCCAGGCACTCGTGTCTGCCCTCAGAGACGGTTCCACTGATAAG GTGAAGTCTGCGCTAGTGGCGGACGCGCGAGAGGAGGCCAGGCGGAGTTTCGAGGGGGAACGCCTACGACTGCTGCAAGAAATCACAGAGCTGAAAGGGGTGAAGAGGCAAATGGAGGAAGCCTTAACCATGGCTGTGCAAGCGGATAAGATCAAAGCTGCCGAGATCCGCAGCGTCTACCACCTCCACCAAGAGGAGATCAACCGCATCAAGAAGGAATGCGAAAGGGAGATTCGCAGACTG ATGGATGAGATTAAAGTAAAGGAGCGTGCCGTCTGTGGGCTGGAGAGAGAGCTGAACGCTCAGGCGGGCTGCACGTGGAGACTACAGCAGCAGAAACAGGCTGTAGACACGCAGCTGGCCCTCCTGCGAGACTCCAGCCCCAGACGAGAGGGCCCTTATTCACCCGCTACAGGAGATGCAGCAGACGCCATAGCTAACCCT GTGCAGCAGTTGGATGAGAAAGACGCTCGAAGGTTCCAGCTAAAAATCGCAGAACTGAGCGCCATCATCCGGAAACTCGAGGACCGAAACACTCTGCTGTCAGAAGAACGCAATGAACTG TTAAAGCGCCTGCGAGAAGCTGAGAGTCAGTATAAACCCTTACTGGACAAGAACAGACGAATGAGCCGAAAGAATGAGGAACTGGCTCACGCTCTGAGACGCGCGGACAACAAACTGCAGTTCATCACTCAGGAGAACATTGAAATG AGAGAGAAGGTTGGAACGATCCGCAGGCCCAGTTCTCTGAACGATCTGGATCAGAGtcaagaggagagagagatcgaGTTCCTCAGACTACAAGTCCTGGAACAGCAGCACATCATCGACGATCTCTCCAAG gcgCTGGAAACAGCTGGATATGTGAAGACTGTGATT gaGAGAGACATGCTGTTGAGATACAGACGACAGGACAGTCTGCGCAGGAAGAAACCAATCAGAACCTGTCGG CCGGTGATAGAGACATTTTTTGGCTATGATGAAGAAGGCTCTATAGACTCGGACGGCTCCTCCATTTCTTATCACACAGACCGAACGCCGTGCACGCCAGACGATGACCTCGAAGAG GGAGTGCTGAAAGAAGACACAGAGCATCGTTTCCATCAGCTGACGATGGAGTATCAGGCTCTTCAGCGGGCGTACGCTCTCCTTCAGGAGCAGGTCGGAGGGACGTTTGATGCAGAGAAGGAGGTCAAG actCGAGAGCAGCTGCAGGCCGAACTGATCCGCTATCAGAGCAGAATATCAGATTTGGAGTGTGTTCTGAGTCAGCAGGGACAG GATATGAAGTGGATCGAGGACAAACAAGCTTTGTACAAACGCAACCAAGAGCTTGTAGAAAAG CTTAAACATATGGAGAAAGAGGAGACGCGgttgaaaaatgaaattcagGACATAAAAGACCAAAACGAACTCTTGGAGTTCCGAATTCTTGAACTTGAA GAAAGAGAGAGGAGATCTCCAGCCATAAACTTccagaatattcattttaccGACGGCATGAGTCCCTTACAGATCTACTGTGAGACAGAGGGAGTCTCT GACATTGTGATCTCGGAGCTGATGAAGAAACTTGATATTCTGGGGGATAACGCC AATCTGACCAATGAGGAGCAGGTGGTGGTTATTCATGCCAGAACGGTACTAACCTTAGCAGAAAAG tggttagagcaaATTGAGGTCACCAAATCAGGATTACAGCAGAAAATGTTGGACATTGAAAGCGAAAAG GAGCTCTTTTGCAAACAGAGGGGATATTTAGATGAGGAGTTAGACTACAGAAAACAGACTCTGGATCAAGCGCATAAG cGTATTCTTGAGTTGGAGGCGATGCTGTTTGAAACTTTGCAGCGAGAGGAGGCGGGCGGGAAGATGTCCGAGCTGCTCAGCGAGCTGGACCGTGATTCGCTGAGGGAAGCTGTCAGTCAATGGAAGAGGCAGGTCCTCAGCGAATTACGAGAGAGAGACGCGCAGATACTCAGAGAGAGGATGGAGATGCTGCAACATGCTCAAGCG AGGATAAAAGAGCTGGAGGAGTGGATAGAAACACAGAAACGACAGATTAAAGAATTGGAAGAGAAG tttttatttttatttttgttcttttctttaGCTTTCATTCTTTGGTCGTAG
- the jakmip3 gene encoding janus kinase and microtubule-interacting protein 3 isoform X11 — MSKKASGGRGKGERPASMAALQAANEELRAKLTEIQIELQQEKSKVSKLEREKSQEVRHEQHKSTVVVTELKAKLHEEKLRELHSVRETLLRQHESELVRVIKIKDGEIQRLQALVSALRDGSTDKVKSALVADAREEARRSFEGERLRLLQEITELKGVKRQMEEALTMAVQADKIKAAEIRSVYHLHQEEINRIKKECEREIRRLQLDEKDARRFQLKIAELSAIIRKLEDRNTLLSEERNELLKRLREAESQYKPLLDKNRRMSRKNEELAHALRRADNKLQFITQENIEMREKVGTIRRPSSLNDLDQSQEEREIEFLRLQVLEQQHIIDDLSKALETAGYVKTVIERDMLLRYRRQDSLRRKKPIRTCRPVIETFFGYDEEGSIDSDGSSISYHTDRTPCTPDDDLEEGVLKEDTEHRFHQLTMEYQALQRAYALLQEQVGGTFDAEKEVKTREQLQAELIRYQSRISDLECVLSQQGQDMKWIEDKQALYKRNQELVEKLKHMEKEETRLKNEIQDIKDQNELLEFRILELEERERRSPAINFQNIHFTDGMSPLQIYCETEGVSDIVISELMKKLDILGDNANLTNEEQVVVIHARTVLTLAEKWLEQIEVTKSGLQQKMLDIESEKELFCKQRGYLDEELDYRKQTLDQAHKRILELEAMLFETLQREEAGGKMSELLSELDRDSLREAVSQWKRQVLSELRERDAQILRERMEMLQHAQARIKELEEWIETQKRQIKELEEKFLFLFLFFSLAFILWS; from the exons GTCAGTAAGCTGGAGAGGGAAAAGTCTCAGGAGGTCCGTCACGAGCAACACAAGTCCACAGTGGTGGTGACGGAGTTAAAGGCGAAACTGCACGAGGAGAAACTTCGAGAGCTGCACAGCGTCCGGGAAACGCTCCTACGCCAACATGAATCCGAACTGGTGCGAGTCATTAAGATCAAAGATGGAGAGATCCAGAGGCTCCAGGCACTCGTGTCTGCCCTCAGAGACGGTTCCACTGATAAG GTGAAGTCTGCGCTAGTGGCGGACGCGCGAGAGGAGGCCAGGCGGAGTTTCGAGGGGGAACGCCTACGACTGCTGCAAGAAATCACAGAGCTGAAAGGGGTGAAGAGGCAAATGGAGGAAGCCTTAACCATGGCTGTGCAAGCGGATAAGATCAAAGCTGCCGAGATCCGCAGCGTCTACCACCTCCACCAAGAGGAGATCAACCGCATCAAGAAGGAATGCGAAAGGGAGATTCGCAGACTG CAGTTGGATGAGAAAGACGCTCGAAGGTTCCAGCTAAAAATCGCAGAACTGAGCGCCATCATCCGGAAACTCGAGGACCGAAACACTCTGCTGTCAGAAGAACGCAATGAACTG TTAAAGCGCCTGCGAGAAGCTGAGAGTCAGTATAAACCCTTACTGGACAAGAACAGACGAATGAGCCGAAAGAATGAGGAACTGGCTCACGCTCTGAGACGCGCGGACAACAAACTGCAGTTCATCACTCAGGAGAACATTGAAATG AGAGAGAAGGTTGGAACGATCCGCAGGCCCAGTTCTCTGAACGATCTGGATCAGAGtcaagaggagagagagatcgaGTTCCTCAGACTACAAGTCCTGGAACAGCAGCACATCATCGACGATCTCTCCAAG gcgCTGGAAACAGCTGGATATGTGAAGACTGTGATT gaGAGAGACATGCTGTTGAGATACAGACGACAGGACAGTCTGCGCAGGAAGAAACCAATCAGAACCTGTCGG CCGGTGATAGAGACATTTTTTGGCTATGATGAAGAAGGCTCTATAGACTCGGACGGCTCCTCCATTTCTTATCACACAGACCGAACGCCGTGCACGCCAGACGATGACCTCGAAGAG GGAGTGCTGAAAGAAGACACAGAGCATCGTTTCCATCAGCTGACGATGGAGTATCAGGCTCTTCAGCGGGCGTACGCTCTCCTTCAGGAGCAGGTCGGAGGGACGTTTGATGCAGAGAAGGAGGTCAAG actCGAGAGCAGCTGCAGGCCGAACTGATCCGCTATCAGAGCAGAATATCAGATTTGGAGTGTGTTCTGAGTCAGCAGGGACAG GATATGAAGTGGATCGAGGACAAACAAGCTTTGTACAAACGCAACCAAGAGCTTGTAGAAAAG CTTAAACATATGGAGAAAGAGGAGACGCGgttgaaaaatgaaattcagGACATAAAAGACCAAAACGAACTCTTGGAGTTCCGAATTCTTGAACTTGAA GAAAGAGAGAGGAGATCTCCAGCCATAAACTTccagaatattcattttaccGACGGCATGAGTCCCTTACAGATCTACTGTGAGACAGAGGGAGTCTCT GACATTGTGATCTCGGAGCTGATGAAGAAACTTGATATTCTGGGGGATAACGCC AATCTGACCAATGAGGAGCAGGTGGTGGTTATTCATGCCAGAACGGTACTAACCTTAGCAGAAAAG tggttagagcaaATTGAGGTCACCAAATCAGGATTACAGCAGAAAATGTTGGACATTGAAAGCGAAAAG GAGCTCTTTTGCAAACAGAGGGGATATTTAGATGAGGAGTTAGACTACAGAAAACAGACTCTGGATCAAGCGCATAAG cGTATTCTTGAGTTGGAGGCGATGCTGTTTGAAACTTTGCAGCGAGAGGAGGCGGGCGGGAAGATGTCCGAGCTGCTCAGCGAGCTGGACCGTGATTCGCTGAGGGAAGCTGTCAGTCAATGGAAGAGGCAGGTCCTCAGCGAATTACGAGAGAGAGACGCGCAGATACTCAGAGAGAGGATGGAGATGCTGCAACATGCTCAAGCG AGGATAAAAGAGCTGGAGGAGTGGATAGAAACACAGAAACGACAGATTAAAGAATTGGAAGAGAAG tttttatttttatttttgttcttttctttaGCTTTCATTCTTTGGTCGTAG